A single Corynebacterium resistens DSM 45100 DNA region contains:
- the rlmN gene encoding 23S rRNA (adenine(2503)-C(2))-methyltransferase RlmN has product MAEPVKLIFNAPRRGKPPVHLADMSREEVKEAVAELGLPKFRADQLARQYYGRLLADPEEMTDLPENKRGPVREALFPQLMTPLRHLNTDDGETRKTLWRLFDGTLLESVLMRYPGRATLCISSQAGCGMACPFCATGQGGLDRNLSVGEMVEQVRHAAAAMRDGEVEGGEGRLSNIVFMGMGEPLANYKRVVDTIRKITSPPPEGFGISQRNVTVSTVGLAPAIRKLADEGMTVRLAVSLHTPDDELRDELVPVNNRWSVDEVLDAARYYADTSGRRVSIEYALIRDMNDQPWRADLLGKKLRGALGSKVHVNVIPLNPTPGSKWDASPKAVQDEFVRRVEAQGVPCTVRDTKGQEIAAACGQLAAEEDE; this is encoded by the coding sequence ATGGCTGAACCAGTGAAACTGATATTTAATGCGCCGCGTAGGGGAAAGCCGCCAGTTCATCTGGCGGATATGAGTCGCGAAGAGGTTAAGGAAGCAGTCGCAGAGTTGGGGCTACCCAAGTTCCGTGCTGATCAGCTCGCGCGCCAATACTATGGCCGTCTACTCGCTGACCCAGAGGAAATGACGGACTTGCCAGAGAACAAGCGTGGCCCGGTGCGCGAGGCCCTGTTCCCACAACTCATGACTCCACTTCGCCACCTCAACACAGACGATGGGGAGACTCGGAAGACTCTGTGGCGCTTGTTTGATGGAACGCTGTTGGAATCCGTACTCATGCGCTACCCAGGGCGGGCGACACTGTGTATTTCTTCCCAAGCGGGCTGTGGCATGGCATGTCCATTTTGTGCGACCGGACAAGGCGGACTGGATCGCAACCTGTCAGTCGGGGAAATGGTGGAGCAGGTACGCCACGCGGCAGCTGCCATGCGAGATGGCGAGGTCGAAGGGGGAGAAGGGCGCCTGTCCAATATCGTCTTCATGGGCATGGGCGAGCCCCTTGCCAACTACAAGCGTGTTGTCGATACCATCCGGAAGATCACCTCGCCACCACCAGAGGGGTTCGGTATTTCGCAGCGCAATGTGACGGTCTCGACCGTCGGTTTGGCGCCTGCGATCCGCAAACTAGCCGATGAAGGCATGACCGTTCGCCTCGCTGTATCACTGCATACCCCGGACGATGAGTTGCGCGACGAACTCGTGCCCGTCAATAACCGCTGGTCGGTGGACGAAGTGCTCGATGCTGCACGCTACTACGCAGATACTTCAGGACGCCGCGTCTCGATTGAATACGCGCTGATTAGGGATATGAACGACCAGCCATGGCGCGCTGACTTACTCGGCAAGAAGCTGCGTGGAGCACTGGGCTCGAAGGTGCACGTAAACGTAATTCCCCTTAACCCCACTCCCGGATCCAAGTGGGATGCTTCACCCAAGGCGGTGCAAGATGAATTCGTGCGCCGGGTCGAGGCTCAAGGGGTGCCCTGCACTGTACGTGATACAAAGGGGCAAGAGATTGCCGCAGCTTGTGGTCAATTGGCCGCCGAAGAGGATGAATAG
- a CDS encoding LapA family protein encodes MEVMSNRTSPMDEPQSYGSYTENAYSNNPYSESAGAPERTHAGSTTVNTVDSDRERKVKGSAAGGTWIGLIIGVLLLIVLLTFILQNQEKFDLHVFGWVLQLPIGVGMLLSAILGALIMALVGGVRILQLRRQVKRT; translated from the coding sequence ATAGAGGTCATGTCTAACCGAACCTCGCCAATGGACGAGCCTCAAAGCTACGGCTCCTACACTGAAAACGCTTACTCGAATAATCCTTATTCAGAATCAGCTGGTGCGCCTGAGCGCACTCACGCAGGCTCCACCACCGTCAACACTGTCGATAGCGATCGGGAGCGCAAAGTTAAGGGATCCGCTGCAGGCGGAACTTGGATTGGCCTGATCATCGGTGTCCTACTACTCATTGTCCTGCTGACATTCATCCTGCAGAACCAAGAGAAGTTCGATCTTCACGTTTTTGGTTGGGTACTACAACTTCCTATCGGTGTAGGCATGCTGCTCTCCGCCATACTCGGTGCACTGATCATGGCTTTGGTCGGTGGCGTGCGTATCTTGCAGCTTCGTCGCCAGGTAAAGCGCACTTAA
- a CDS encoding tyrosine recombinase XerC — protein sequence MTSTPPSLSRALEEYEEHLQFVVGRSENTITAYRKDLKAALEGLDSVDEFTLEHARDVLGWALDAGHSRSSMARMVSSLKGFGSFLAHKGWVEANPVAALRAPKLDRSLPRVLRTEQATAVLDRARDHARINNEDPLATRDWAMAELLFATGMRVAELTGTDIDDVDFTHNVVRVVGKGNKQRVVPFGPTARTAVEAWISRRKEVLNPANGQGVAALFLGARGGRINQRQVRSVINELTDAAGAPRMSPHGFRHSAATAILEGGADLRVVQEMLGHASMQTTQIYTHVGTERLKAVFNQAHPRAESPAQQPIRRPTQRSPQHPEE from the coding sequence ATGACGTCCACCCCACCCTCGCTTAGCCGTGCTCTTGAGGAATATGAAGAGCATCTCCAGTTCGTGGTGGGCCGTTCCGAAAACACCATTACGGCTTATCGCAAAGATTTGAAAGCCGCGCTCGAAGGCTTAGACTCCGTGGACGAGTTCACCCTAGAACATGCCCGCGATGTATTGGGTTGGGCACTCGACGCTGGGCATAGCCGATCTAGCATGGCTCGGATGGTCTCCAGTTTGAAGGGGTTCGGTTCTTTCCTTGCACACAAGGGCTGGGTGGAAGCCAATCCCGTGGCGGCATTGCGTGCGCCTAAACTTGATCGCTCGCTGCCTCGAGTTCTGCGCACTGAGCAAGCCACGGCGGTTTTGGATCGCGCCCGCGATCACGCCCGCATCAACAATGAAGATCCATTAGCCACGCGCGATTGGGCGATGGCCGAACTTCTATTCGCCACCGGGATGCGCGTGGCTGAATTGACCGGCACTGACATAGATGACGTTGACTTCACCCACAACGTGGTTCGTGTGGTTGGCAAAGGCAACAAGCAGCGTGTAGTTCCGTTTGGGCCAACGGCACGCACTGCAGTGGAGGCATGGATCTCTCGCCGGAAAGAAGTGCTCAACCCAGCCAATGGGCAAGGCGTGGCTGCGCTCTTCCTCGGTGCGCGCGGAGGGCGCATCAACCAACGCCAAGTCCGGTCTGTAATCAATGAACTTACTGATGCAGCGGGAGCACCGCGAATGTCCCCGCACGGTTTTCGGCACTCGGCAGCCACTGCCATCCTCGAAGGAGGAGCGGATTTGCGTGTTGTTCAGGAAATGCTGGGACACGCGAGTATGCAGACAACACAGATCTACACCCACGTTGGTACGGAGAGGCTCAAGGCCGTATTCAATCAAGCGCACCCTCGCGCGGAGTCCCCAGCCCAGCAACCAATCCGGAGGCCGACCCAGCGCTCGCCCCAGCACCCAGAGGAATAA
- the rpsB gene encoding 30S ribosomal protein S2, whose translation MAVVTMRELLDAGVHFGHQTRRWNPKMKRFIFTDRNGIYIIDLQQTLTFIDEAYEFVKETVAHGGNILYVGTKKQAQEAVATEAERVGMPYVNHRWLGGMLTNFQTVAKRLHRLKELQAMDAAEDGYKGRTKKEVLMLTRERNKLERVLGGIADMTKVPSALWIVDTNKEHIAVSEAQKLRIPVVAILDTNCDPDVVDFPIPGNDDSIGSAALLTRVISSAVEDGRKARAERQEAAAKEAAGDAPAAEAEPEAKTEEKAEEAEA comes from the coding sequence ATGGCTGTTGTTACTATGCGCGAGCTGCTCGATGCTGGTGTCCACTTCGGTCACCAGACCCGCCGTTGGAACCCGAAGATGAAGCGCTTCATCTTCACCGACCGCAACGGCATCTACATCATCGACCTGCAGCAAACCCTGACCTTCATCGACGAGGCTTACGAGTTCGTCAAGGAGACCGTTGCCCACGGCGGCAACATCCTGTACGTCGGCACCAAGAAGCAGGCCCAGGAAGCAGTTGCTACCGAGGCTGAGCGCGTTGGTATGCCATACGTCAACCACCGCTGGCTCGGCGGTATGCTGACCAACTTCCAGACCGTGGCTAAGCGCTTGCACCGCCTCAAGGAGCTGCAGGCAATGGATGCGGCTGAGGACGGCTACAAGGGCCGCACCAAGAAGGAAGTTCTCATGCTGACCCGCGAGCGCAACAAGCTTGAGCGTGTCCTCGGTGGTATCGCCGACATGACCAAGGTTCCTTCCGCTCTGTGGATTGTAGACACCAACAAGGAGCACATCGCTGTTTCTGAGGCTCAGAAGCTGCGTATCCCAGTTGTTGCGATCCTGGACACCAACTGTGATCCAGATGTCGTGGATTTCCCAATCCCAGGCAACGACGATTCCATTGGTTCCGCTGCACTGCTGACCCGCGTCATCTCCTCCGCAGTTGAGGACGGCCGTAAGGCCCGCGCTGAGCGTCAAGAGGCAGCTGCCAAGGAAGCAGCTGGTGACGCCCCAGCAGCCGAGGCTGAGCCTGAGGCCAAGACCGAAGAGAAGGCCGAAGAAGCTGAGGCTTAA
- a CDS encoding IS30 family transposase, producing the protein MHLTAAYAVATEAGCHIRLSQYARKVRQTQLRVEYLRLRLASLPGGDAGTAVGIDRRLRLDFEKGLTKSQGRREEFIPVGEDASTYNRLMKALRQRHDVIESGRLAPPALPSGVDPYKRISNRYICFEERVIIADLLREDVPLREIGRRLGRSASSIQREVRRNHSAEGPYRAETAQLKACARRLRPKIPKLLANKRLWDYVCAQLRAQWSPEEISNRLPIDYPTDKDMRISHETIYDAFYLQAKGRLKDLGLDLPTGRKKRKKRQTRSSTPAQQRFVDDMILIDDRPDEVSERILPGHWEGDLILGKNNQSAVITLVERVSRFVVLGHLPGRHTSKEVFTALHKAVTGIDKAIWSSITWDQGSEMAGHKAFTMATDIPIYFCHPGSPWERGSNENTNGRLRRNLPKNSDLSIYSAEDLEMIANIHNHKPRKALNWRTPAEVMTNALTQTGSIKPN; encoded by the coding sequence ATGCATCTTACCGCTGCGTATGCCGTAGCTACGGAAGCTGGGTGCCATATCCGGTTAAGTCAGTATGCTCGGAAAGTCCGCCAGACGCAGTTAAGAGTGGAATACCTGCGCCTTCGGCTGGCGAGCCTGCCTGGTGGTGATGCTGGCACGGCAGTAGGAATTGATCGTCGACTGCGTTTAGATTTCGAAAAAGGACTCACCAAATCCCAGGGTCGACGAGAAGAGTTCATACCCGTCGGCGAAGACGCCAGCACGTATAACAGACTTATGAAAGCGCTGCGCCAACGCCATGATGTCATCGAATCCGGAAGGCTTGCCCCTCCCGCCTTACCTAGCGGGGTAGATCCGTATAAACGCATCAGCAATCGCTACATTTGCTTCGAAGAACGCGTCATCATCGCCGATCTTCTCCGCGAAGATGTGCCACTGCGTGAGATTGGGCGCCGTTTAGGGCGAAGTGCATCGTCAATTCAGCGTGAAGTACGCAGAAACCACAGTGCGGAAGGCCCGTATCGTGCAGAAACAGCCCAGTTAAAGGCCTGTGCGCGGAGGTTGCGGCCGAAAATACCGAAACTACTAGCCAACAAAAGACTATGGGACTATGTATGCGCACAATTGCGGGCACAATGGTCACCTGAGGAGATTTCTAATCGCCTGCCCATCGACTACCCCACTGATAAGGACATGCGCATTAGTCACGAAACGATTTATGACGCCTTTTACCTGCAGGCCAAAGGAAGACTCAAAGACCTTGGCCTGGACTTGCCGACCGGTAGAAAGAAACGCAAGAAACGCCAAACCCGCTCCAGCACACCTGCCCAGCAACGCTTCGTCGACGACATGATCCTCATAGACGACCGGCCAGATGAGGTAAGTGAACGTATTTTGCCAGGCCACTGGGAAGGCGACCTCATCCTCGGTAAAAACAACCAATCAGCGGTAATCACGCTAGTAGAACGCGTCAGCCGATTTGTTGTCCTTGGCCACTTACCGGGAAGGCATACCAGCAAAGAAGTATTCACAGCCCTGCACAAGGCAGTTACAGGAATCGATAAAGCTATCTGGTCATCAATTACCTGGGACCAAGGAAGCGAAATGGCTGGTCATAAAGCTTTTACCATGGCCACTGACATTCCCATCTACTTCTGCCATCCAGGATCACCATGGGAACGCGGCAGCAACGAAAACACCAACGGCAGGCTCAGAAGAAACCTTCCCAAAAACAGCGACCTGTCCATCTACAGCGCCGAGGACCTAGAAATGATCGCCAACATTCACAACCACAAACCACGCAAAGCACTCAACTGGCGCACCCCAGCCGAAGTCATGACCAACGCCCTCACACAAACCGGTAGCATCAAACCAAACTAA
- the frr gene encoding ribosome recycling factor, with translation MIDDILLESEERMTSSVEHAREELTTIRTGRANPAMFNGIIAEYYGVPTPITQMATISVPEPRMLIIKPYEASTMQDIENAIRNSDLGVNPTNDGQVLRVTVPQLTEERRRDLVKVAKSKGEDAKIAIRNIRRKGMEGLGKIQKDGEAGEDEVKAAEKDLEKVTQNHVEQVDALVENKEKELMEV, from the coding sequence ATGATCGACGACATTCTGCTTGAATCCGAAGAGCGCATGACTAGCTCCGTTGAGCACGCCCGTGAAGAACTCACCACGATCCGTACCGGTCGTGCAAACCCGGCCATGTTCAATGGCATCATCGCCGAGTACTACGGAGTGCCGACCCCGATTACTCAGATGGCAACCATCAGTGTTCCTGAGCCACGCATGCTGATCATCAAGCCTTATGAGGCTTCCACGATGCAGGACATCGAGAACGCTATCCGTAACTCCGATCTGGGCGTAAACCCCACCAATGATGGTCAGGTACTACGCGTGACGGTTCCGCAGCTGACCGAGGAGCGTCGTCGTGACCTGGTGAAGGTTGCTAAGTCCAAGGGTGAGGATGCCAAGATTGCCATCCGCAACATCCGCCGTAAGGGTATGGAGGGCCTCGGCAAGATCCAAAAAGATGGCGAAGCTGGCGAGGATGAAGTAAAGGCAGCTGAGAAGGATCTGGAGAAGGTTACCCAGAACCACGTTGAACAGGTGGACGCACTCGTTGAGAACAAAGAAAAAGAACTCATGGAGGTCTAG
- a CDS encoding DUF2231 domain-containing protein, with protein MFESIAGIPAHPLFVHAAVAFLPAAAILAIITAVSRNNGIHKLRTATAITVIIAAISTVVARSSGEAMLPLLGLSEEHPGEVSQHAQYSTFTLVAALALAGLTVILWWVTRSKDLAYGGVLTLLRVGLIIAAIAAIVTVVLTGHAGAELVWKEEVGV; from the coding sequence ATGTTTGAAAGCATCGCAGGCATTCCTGCGCATCCCCTCTTTGTCCACGCTGCGGTAGCATTCTTACCGGCCGCCGCGATCCTCGCCATCATCACCGCCGTATCTCGGAACAACGGAATCCACAAACTTAGAACCGCCACTGCTATCACCGTAATCATCGCGGCGATCAGTACTGTGGTTGCTCGCAGTTCTGGTGAGGCAATGCTGCCTCTCTTGGGCTTGTCTGAAGAACACCCTGGTGAAGTTAGCCAGCACGCCCAGTACTCCACGTTCACACTGGTGGCAGCTCTGGCATTGGCCGGTTTGACTGTCATTTTGTGGTGGGTGACACGGAGTAAAGATCTCGCTTACGGCGGAGTGCTTACGCTGCTTCGTGTCGGACTCATCATCGCAGCGATTGCAGCTATCGTCACCGTTGTCTTGACCGGACATGCAGGTGCGGAATTGGTCTGGAAAGAGGAAGTAGGTGTCTAA
- the pyrH gene encoding UMP kinase, protein MLKLGGEMFGGGKVGIDPDVVQNVARQIAEVSKNGTEVAVVIGGGNFFRGAELQQRGLDRSRSDYMGMLGTVMNCLALQDFLEQEGVDCRVQTAIQMTQVAEPYLPLRADRHLEKGRVVIFGAGMGMPYFSTDTTAAQRALEIGCDVLLMAKAVDGVYSDDPRTNPDAELFESITPREVIEKGLKVADATAFSLCMDNKMPILVFNLLTQGNIARAVSGERIGTYVGTDAESR, encoded by the coding sequence ATGTTGAAGTTGGGGGGAGAGATGTTTGGCGGGGGCAAAGTTGGCATCGATCCGGATGTCGTTCAAAACGTTGCACGGCAAATCGCAGAAGTTTCTAAAAACGGCACTGAGGTAGCCGTCGTCATTGGTGGCGGCAATTTCTTCCGTGGAGCTGAGTTGCAACAGCGTGGCCTCGACCGGTCCCGTTCCGATTACATGGGCATGCTTGGCACGGTAATGAATTGCCTGGCCCTGCAGGATTTCCTCGAGCAGGAGGGTGTGGACTGCCGAGTGCAGACGGCCATTCAGATGACCCAAGTGGCAGAACCATACTTGCCGCTGCGGGCTGACCGTCACCTAGAGAAGGGGCGGGTGGTGATCTTCGGTGCTGGTATGGGCATGCCGTACTTCTCTACCGACACGACCGCTGCACAACGCGCGCTGGAAATCGGCTGTGACGTCCTGCTTATGGCTAAGGCCGTGGATGGGGTTTATAGCGATGACCCACGCACAAATCCAGATGCGGAGCTCTTTGAAAGCATCACCCCGCGAGAGGTAATCGAGAAGGGACTGAAGGTGGCCGATGCCACTGCGTTTTCCCTGTGCATGGACAACAAGATGCCAATCTTGGTGTTCAACCTGCTCACCCAGGGCAACATCGCCCGTGCGGTCTCCGGTGAACGCATCGGAACTTACGTGGGCACCGATGCCGAGAGCCGTTAA
- the tsf gene encoding translation elongation factor Ts, translated as MANYTAADVKKLREITGSGMMDCKKALEEASGDFDKAIEILRIKGAKDVGKRAERSASEGLIAVSGNTMIEVNAETDFVAKNGEFIEFANKVADAAAEAKANSREELEAVQVDGKTAAEALQELSAKIGEKLELKRAVTVEGDKVAVYLHHRSADLPPAVGVLVTYEGDGADAARAAAMQVAALKAKYLNSDEVPADIVAKEREIAEATAREEGKPEKALPNIIEGRLKGYFKDVCLLDQPSVTESKKTVKQVMDEAGVTLTGFERFEVGQA; from the coding sequence ATGGCGAACTACACCGCTGCAGATGTTAAGAAGCTCCGCGAAATCACCGGTTCCGGCATGATGGACTGCAAGAAGGCTCTTGAGGAGGCTTCTGGCGATTTCGACAAGGCTATCGAGATTCTGCGCATCAAGGGTGCTAAGGACGTGGGCAAGCGTGCTGAGCGCTCCGCTTCCGAGGGCCTGATTGCTGTTTCCGGCAATACCATGATCGAGGTCAACGCTGAGACCGACTTCGTGGCTAAGAACGGCGAGTTCATCGAATTCGCTAACAAGGTTGCCGATGCCGCTGCTGAGGCTAAGGCTAACTCTCGCGAGGAGCTGGAAGCTGTTCAGGTCGACGGCAAGACTGCTGCCGAGGCTCTGCAGGAGCTGTCCGCCAAGATCGGTGAGAAGCTGGAGCTGAAGCGCGCTGTCACCGTCGAAGGCGACAAGGTTGCTGTCTACCTGCACCACCGTTCCGCTGATCTGCCACCAGCAGTTGGCGTTCTGGTTACCTACGAAGGCGATGGCGCCGATGCAGCCCGCGCCGCTGCAATGCAGGTCGCTGCTCTGAAGGCTAAGTACCTGAACTCCGATGAGGTTCCGGCCGATATCGTTGCTAAGGAGCGCGAGATCGCTGAGGCTACCGCTCGTGAGGAGGGCAAGCCAGAGAAGGCTCTGCCAAACATCATCGAGGGTCGCCTGAAGGGCTACTTCAAGGATGTTTGCTTGCTGGATCAGCCGTCCGTCACCGAGTCCAAGAAGACCGTTAAGCAGGTCATGGATGAGGCCGGCGTGACCTTGACTGGCTTCGAGCGCTTCGAGGTTGGCCAGGCTTAA
- a CDS encoding phosphatidate cytidylyltransferase: MALPKPKNSAGRNLPQAISVGVLLGGLAIGALLNPFLWYPLVAIALGLAVYEVWRRLYESGYVLSLAVLSVGAQVMVWLSWPFGTTGLVAGYVTSVLLLMITRLFHHGRHSPPHNYVRDVAVGVFVLTWIPLFGSFAAMLSRMETATSSGVAFILTFMACVVASDVGGYIFGVFFGSHPMAPAVSPKKSWEGFAGSVILSTVVGVATVTLMLESPFWVGMLLGVGLAVCATLGDLVESQFKRDLGIKDMSGMLPGHGGLMDRLDGMLPAAMITWVVLNMISGT, from the coding sequence GTGGCTTTACCTAAGCCGAAGAATAGCGCTGGGCGTAATCTACCCCAAGCAATCTCCGTGGGAGTGCTCTTGGGCGGTTTGGCCATCGGCGCTTTGCTCAACCCTTTCCTGTGGTACCCATTAGTCGCAATCGCGCTGGGACTGGCGGTATACGAGGTTTGGCGGCGGTTGTATGAATCTGGCTACGTACTGAGCCTTGCTGTGTTGAGCGTGGGTGCTCAGGTCATGGTGTGGCTTTCGTGGCCTTTCGGTACAACAGGCTTGGTGGCTGGATACGTCACCTCAGTGCTGCTGTTGATGATCACCCGCCTTTTCCACCACGGCAGGCATTCACCCCCGCATAACTACGTGCGTGATGTAGCTGTTGGAGTGTTCGTCCTCACATGGATTCCGCTATTTGGCTCCTTCGCAGCCATGCTATCCAGAATGGAAACCGCAACATCCAGCGGAGTTGCATTTATTTTGACGTTCATGGCGTGCGTCGTGGCGTCGGATGTAGGTGGCTATATCTTCGGCGTATTTTTCGGTAGCCACCCCATGGCGCCGGCAGTGAGCCCAAAGAAGTCATGGGAGGGGTTTGCGGGTTCGGTAATTCTGTCTACGGTGGTGGGAGTGGCCACCGTAACCCTCATGCTGGAATCGCCTTTTTGGGTGGGGATGCTGCTGGGCGTGGGGCTAGCCGTGTGCGCCACGCTTGGGGATCTGGTGGAGAGTCAATTTAAGCGTGACCTTGGGATTAAGGATATGTCCGGGATGTTGCCAGGACATGGTGGCTTGATGGACCGCCTTGATGGGATGCTTCCCGCTGCCATGATCACATGGGTTGTTCTCAACATGATCAGCGGAACATAA
- a CDS encoding M23 family metallopeptidase, with product MITKFGAILATLLLCVGIWTTATSPALTTVEPHTPARVHRLPVATIPPNTDPAPYVLRPAEIPNENWKKGHRGVDIKAQPGDVVVASAAGTIAFAGVVAGTPTVSVDHRSRVRTTYEPVVAKVRVGQKVRRGDPIGVLVDASRLPSTARRDPGLSWGAKIPQGFSRKGRTQWRYIDPLQLVGAVVVRLIPLGAGASAGSASGLVAGLGTPREGALD from the coding sequence ATGATCACCAAGTTTGGCGCAATATTGGCCACATTGTTGCTATGCGTAGGAATCTGGACCACGGCCACTTCCCCGGCGCTGACCACCGTGGAACCCCACACACCAGCCCGAGTTCATCGACTGCCGGTCGCTACCATTCCCCCAAACACGGATCCTGCGCCTTACGTACTCCGGCCAGCCGAGATTCCAAACGAGAATTGGAAGAAGGGGCATCGTGGCGTCGATATAAAGGCACAGCCGGGTGACGTGGTTGTAGCGAGCGCAGCGGGAACCATCGCTTTCGCCGGAGTGGTGGCTGGAACACCGACGGTTAGCGTGGATCACCGCAGCCGGGTGCGCACGACATATGAGCCCGTCGTGGCAAAAGTACGGGTAGGGCAAAAGGTGCGGCGGGGAGACCCTATAGGTGTGCTGGTGGATGCATCCCGATTACCTTCAACTGCCCGGCGCGATCCGGGACTTTCCTGGGGCGCGAAAATTCCACAGGGGTTCAGCCGAAAGGGCCGGACACAGTGGCGTTATATTGATCCACTACAGCTGGTCGGTGCAGTGGTGGTGAGACTTATTCCTCTGGGTGCTGGGGCGAGCGCTGGGTCGGCCTCCGGATTGGTTGCTGGGCTGGGGACTCCGCGCGAGGGTGCGCTTGATTGA
- a CDS encoding VIT1/CCC1 transporter family protein, producing the protein MSNPNSLSADAGSEQTGYEPHAAQANAKLNWLRAGVLGANDGIVSTACILLGVIAAGSGAQEIMIAGIAAAVAGAVSMALGEYVSVSAQRDSERHFIALETMELREYPVEEHHELVGILQGYGVSHEVADRAARDIEAKDPLKAHLQLELGIDSEELTNPWAAAMSSAIAFTLGALLPIASVLLAPATMRGLIVTVVTLATLALTGYISARISGTNKLRSMLRLLIGGALGLAVTYGVGLLFGTGMA; encoded by the coding sequence GTGTCTAACCCAAATTCACTTAGTGCTGATGCAGGCTCGGAACAAACGGGTTATGAACCTCATGCAGCTCAGGCAAACGCCAAGTTGAACTGGCTCCGCGCGGGCGTTCTTGGCGCCAACGATGGCATCGTCTCCACAGCATGCATTTTGCTTGGCGTTATTGCTGCCGGCAGTGGGGCCCAGGAAATCATGATTGCCGGTATTGCCGCGGCTGTCGCTGGAGCTGTCTCCATGGCACTCGGCGAGTATGTCTCGGTTTCTGCCCAACGCGATTCTGAAAGGCATTTCATCGCGCTGGAAACAATGGAGCTGCGTGAATACCCTGTGGAAGAACACCACGAACTCGTGGGAATCTTGCAAGGCTATGGGGTATCGCACGAGGTAGCCGATCGCGCTGCCAGAGATATTGAGGCCAAAGATCCACTGAAAGCCCATTTGCAGCTCGAATTGGGCATTGATAGCGAGGAATTGACTAATCCATGGGCAGCAGCGATGTCCTCGGCCATAGCTTTCACCCTTGGTGCATTGTTGCCGATCGCCTCAGTGCTATTGGCACCGGCAACGATGCGGGGATTGATTGTAACTGTGGTCACCTTGGCCACACTCGCGCTAACTGGATACATTTCCGCGCGGATTTCCGGCACTAACAAGTTGCGCTCTATGCTTCGACTGCTCATCGGTGGAGCTCTCGGATTGGCTGTGACCTACGGGGTTGGGCTGCTCTTTGGTACCGGAATGGCCTAA